The proteins below come from a single Mya arenaria isolate MELC-2E11 chromosome 8, ASM2691426v1 genomic window:
- the LOC128243133 gene encoding peptidyl-prolyl cis-trans isomerase 6-like encodes MELIQTSVYFGSMVLMIQSLYVINLTEAKDTLVTDVVSFDIKIDGVDTGTIDIGLFRKTAPRTVDNFVKLAEGNTKDGLGYTGSPFHRIIDDFVVQGGDVVFHNGTGETSIYGGRFADEAFTLNHYGAGWVSMANAGPDTNTCQFFITAKAANWLDGKHVVFGKVVRGMWVLKQILAVDTDKATDRPLVDVIIAKSSAKKVDEPFTVAKVSADWLT; translated from the exons ATGGAGCTCATTCAAACTTCTGTGTATTTTGGATCCATGGTGTTGATGATACAATCGCTTTATGTGATCAAT TTGACGGAGGCCAAGGATACATTGGTCACTGACGTCGTGTCGTTTGACATCAAGATTGACGGCGTGGATACGGGCACCATAGACATCGGGCTGTTCCGTAAGACGGCCCCGCGGACGGTAGATAATTTCGTAAAACTGGCCGAGGGAAACACGAAGGACGGCCTAGGATATACCGGAAGTCCCTTCCATAGGATCATCGATGACTTCGTTGTTCAAG GCGGTGACGTTGTCTTCCATAATGGCACAGGAGAGACGAGCATCTACGGCGGACGTTTCGCAGACGAGGCGTTCACGTTGAACCACTACGGTGCAGGATGGGTGAGCATGGCAAATGCCG GCCCAGACACTAACACGTGTCAGTTCTTCATCACGGCGAAGGCGGCGAACTGGCTGGATGGGAAACACGTGGTGTTCGGCAAGGTAGTGCGCGGCATGTGGGTTCTCAAACAAATTCTCGCCGTCGACACCGACAAGGCAACGGACCGCCCCCTCGTTGACGTCATCATCGCGAAGAGCAGCGCAAAGAAAGTTGATGAACCATTCACCGTTGCCAAGGTATCGGCGGATTGGTTAACGTAG